One genomic segment of Rivularia sp. PCC 7116 includes these proteins:
- a CDS encoding aminotransferase class I/II-fold pyridoxal phosphate-dependent enzyme, translating to MLKQNQTPLLDAIISNAKRPHAPFYTPGHKQGKGISSKLVNYFGKAVFSADLTELTQLDCLFAPEGVIQEAQQLAAEAFGASQTWFLVNGSTCGIEAAIIATCRDGDKIILPRNVHSSVISGLILSGTIPIFINPEYDADLDIAHGITTKSLETALQKHADAKAVMIVYPTYYGVCGDIKAIAQLTHEYNIPLIVDEAHGAHFAFHPEFPISALAAGADLTVQSIHKTLGAMTQASMLHIQGERININRINKALQLTQSTSPSYLLLASLDAARQQIALHGKELLTRTLQLAEEARNRINQIPGFSTFFFSLSSPSLDKTRLTVTVSELGITGFEAEEILDEKFNVTPEFASHKTVTFIISLGNTESDIEQLVKAFTTLAKEYRKPFLVKEKGFSLWNHFSEFNIPHLSPRQAFFSSTQTVPIKEAINRISAETVCPYPPGIPLLIPGEIITSAVAEYLLNVKAMGGFISNCADTSLCTLKVVIGKRG from the coding sequence ATGCTCAAACAAAACCAAACCCCTTTACTCGATGCAATAATATCCAACGCGAAACGTCCTCACGCACCTTTCTATACCCCAGGGCACAAGCAAGGAAAAGGAATTTCGTCAAAACTCGTCAATTACTTCGGTAAAGCTGTATTTAGCGCCGATTTAACCGAATTAACTCAATTAGATTGTCTTTTCGCTCCTGAAGGCGTTATCCAAGAAGCGCAACAACTCGCTGCCGAAGCTTTTGGTGCTTCCCAAACTTGGTTTTTAGTTAACGGCTCCACCTGCGGAATAGAAGCGGCAATTATAGCAACCTGCCGCGACGGCGATAAAATTATTCTTCCTCGTAACGTTCATTCTTCAGTAATATCGGGTTTAATTCTTTCCGGTACAATACCAATTTTTATCAATCCCGAATACGATGCAGATTTAGATATTGCCCACGGCATCACAACTAAAAGTTTAGAAACAGCACTGCAAAAACATGCCGATGCTAAAGCCGTTATGATAGTTTACCCAACTTATTACGGCGTATGCGGAGATATTAAGGCGATCGCTCAACTTACCCACGAGTACAATATTCCCTTAATAGTAGACGAAGCCCACGGCGCACATTTTGCCTTCCATCCCGAATTCCCCATCTCAGCCTTAGCAGCAGGAGCCGATTTAACCGTACAGTCAATCCATAAAACCCTTGGTGCAATGACTCAAGCATCGATGCTGCACATACAAGGTGAAAGAATAAATATTAACCGCATTAATAAAGCCTTACAACTAACTCAATCTACAAGCCCCAGTTATTTACTACTAGCTTCCCTAGATGCAGCGCGGCAACAAATAGCACTCCACGGCAAAGAATTACTCACCCGTACCTTGCAACTAGCAGAAGAAGCCAGAAACCGTATTAACCAAATCCCCGGATTCTCAACCTTCTTTTTCTCCCTCTCTTCCCCATCCTTAGACAAAACCCGCTTAACCGTAACCGTTTCTGAATTAGGAATAACCGGGTTTGAAGCAGAAGAAATTTTAGACGAGAAATTTAATGTAACCCCAGAATTCGCATCACACAAAACTGTCACATTTATCATTAGCTTGGGTAACACAGAATCAGATATAGAACAATTAGTAAAAGCCTTCACCACATTAGCCAAAGAATATAGAAAACCCTTCCTCGTAAAGGAGAAAGGGTTCTCTTTATGGAATCATTTTTCTGAATTCAATATTCCACATTTATCCCCCCGTCAAGCATTTTTTAGCTCTACACAAACCGTACCCATTAAGGAAGCAATTAATCGTATCAGTGCTGAAACCGTTTGTCCCTATCCTCCTGGAATTCCTTTGTTAATTCCCGGAGAAATAATAACTTCCGCAGTTGCGGAATATTTATTAAATGTGAAAGCTATGGGAGGATTTATCAGTAATTGTGCTGACACTAGCTTGTGTACTTTGAAAGTTGTAATCGGAAAGAGGGGGTAG
- a CDS encoding isopenicillin N synthase family oxygenase, with amino-acid sequence MSQIPIIDFSLFNKGDISEKQNVVKQIYQACHEIGFIYIANSGISPILLKQVFEYSKYLFNLPLEVKQNTAWRDEFSNQGYVGIERERLNPDYPGDLKEAFNIFRFDNFPTSLYLSPAIPSFYKACTEIANNVLAAFSLALKLPEDFFSINHNQQNHTLRLLHYPPLRQLPKIGQIRAGEHSDYGSITLLFQDDVGGLEVQTATGKWIAAPKIADTILVNTGDLMQRWTNDVFCSTKHRVIIPGEDKVKFSRYSMAFFCHPNKDTEISCLESCKTDKSPIYPPITAGEYLLNRLQATY; translated from the coding sequence ATGTCTCAAATCCCAATTATTGATTTTTCACTTTTCAACAAAGGTGATATTTCTGAAAAACAAAATGTAGTCAAACAAATTTACCAAGCTTGCCATGAAATAGGTTTTATTTACATAGCAAATTCGGGTATTTCTCCAATTTTACTAAAGCAAGTTTTTGAATACAGTAAATATCTATTCAACTTACCTTTAGAAGTTAAACAAAACACGGCTTGGAGGGATGAATTTAGCAATCAAGGTTATGTTGGCATCGAAAGAGAAAGGTTAAATCCCGATTATCCTGGTGACTTGAAAGAAGCTTTTAATATTTTTCGATTCGATAATTTTCCAACCTCCTTATATTTATCTCCTGCAATTCCTAGTTTCTACAAAGCTTGTACGGAAATTGCAAATAATGTTCTCGCAGCTTTTTCATTAGCTTTGAAATTACCGGAAGATTTCTTCAGCATCAACCATAATCAACAAAATCATACATTGCGACTGCTGCATTATCCTCCTTTACGACAATTGCCCAAAATCGGACAAATTCGTGCAGGGGAACATTCCGATTATGGAAGCATTACTCTGCTGTTTCAAGATGATGTTGGGGGTTTGGAAGTACAAACAGCAACTGGAAAATGGATTGCAGCGCCAAAAATTGCTGATACTATATTAGTTAATACAGGTGATTTAATGCAGCGTTGGACAAATGATGTATTTTGTTCGACAAAACATCGAGTTATAATTCCCGGTGAGGATAAAGTTAAATTTTCTAGATATTCTATGGCTTTTTTCTGTCATCCTAATAAAGATACAGAAATTTCCTGTCTTGAAAGTTGTAAAACAGATAAGTCTCCAATTTATCCACCAATCACTGCTGGAGAATATCTTTTAAATCGCTTACAAGCAACTTATTAA
- the ychF gene encoding redox-regulated ATPase YchF has protein sequence MLRAGIVGLPNVGKSTLFNALVANAKAEAANFPFCTIEPNVGVVSVPDERLEVLAKISSAKQIVPARVEFVDIAGLVKGASKGEGLGNQFLSNIRETDAIVHVVRCFEDDDVIHVSGTVGPARDIEVINLELVLADLAQVERRMERTRKQARANKDAQYEMSVLEKVAAELNEGKSVRQIQLSEEEAELIKPLTLLSAKKIIYAANVSEDDLSTGNKYVEQVREIAVKEDAQVVIVSAQVESELIELSDEERADFLESLGVEEGGLKSLIRATYDLLGLRTYFTSGEKETRAWTIKSGMSAPQAAGVIHSDFEKGFIRAETVSYEDLVASGSLSSAKEKGLVRAEGKAYIVKEGDVMLFLTN, from the coding sequence ATGCTAAGAGCCGGGATTGTCGGACTTCCTAATGTAGGAAAATCTACTTTATTTAATGCTTTGGTGGCAAATGCTAAGGCTGAAGCTGCTAATTTTCCTTTTTGTACCATTGAGCCGAATGTCGGTGTAGTTTCTGTACCAGATGAGCGGTTAGAGGTTTTAGCAAAGATTTCTTCTGCAAAACAAATTGTCCCAGCGCGGGTGGAATTTGTTGATATCGCTGGTTTGGTGAAGGGTGCAAGTAAGGGTGAGGGATTGGGAAACCAGTTTTTGTCCAATATTCGGGAAACTGACGCGATCGTTCATGTGGTACGTTGTTTTGAAGATGATGATGTAATTCACGTTTCTGGTACGGTTGGGCCAGCACGGGATATTGAAGTGATTAATTTGGAGCTTGTTTTAGCAGATTTGGCGCAAGTTGAGCGTCGGATGGAACGTACTCGCAAGCAGGCAAGAGCTAATAAGGATGCTCAATATGAAATGTCGGTATTAGAAAAAGTAGCGGCAGAGTTAAATGAAGGTAAATCGGTTCGTCAAATTCAGTTAAGTGAAGAAGAAGCAGAATTAATTAAGCCTTTGACGTTGTTGAGTGCGAAAAAAATAATTTATGCTGCCAATGTTTCCGAGGATGATTTATCTACTGGAAACAAGTATGTAGAGCAAGTGCGAGAAATTGCAGTCAAAGAAGATGCTCAGGTTGTGATAGTTTCCGCACAAGTAGAATCGGAATTAATTGAATTATCTGATGAAGAAAGAGCAGATTTTCTCGAGTCTTTGGGTGTAGAAGAAGGTGGATTAAAATCTTTGATTCGCGCTACCTATGACTTATTAGGTTTGCGGACATATTTCACATCAGGAGAAAAAGAAACTCGTGCTTGGACAATAAAATCTGGAATGTCAGCACCACAAGCAGCAGGTGTAATTCACAGCGATTTTGAAAAAGGATTTATTCGTGCAGAAACGGTTAGTTATGAGGATTTAGTTGCCTCTGGTTCGTTAAGTTCTGCCAAAGAAAAAGGCTTAGTTCGTGCGGAAGGAAAAGCTTATATTGTTAAAGAAGGTGATGTCATGTTGTTTTTAACTAATTAA
- a CDS encoding KGK domain-containing protein: MNCQILQVNDKGWKKGNLNIEIFISLTNHQDDKVNLEFFPEQLNEAESRLDDMREITQAANGA; encoded by the coding sequence ATTAATTGTCAGATTCTTCAAGTGAATGATAAAGGTTGGAAAAAAGGAAATTTGAATATTGAAATATTTATATCACTGACAAATCATCAAGATGATAAAGTTAATTTAGAATTCTTCCCCGAACAACTTAACGAAGCAGAATCACGATTAGATGATATGCGTGAGATTACTCAAGCTGCAAATGGTGCGTGA